Part of the Suncus etruscus isolate mSunEtr1 chromosome 20, mSunEtr1.pri.cur, whole genome shotgun sequence genome, ATGTTCTGCACTCGCCCTCAGCCTCCTGGCTCCAGGCAGGGCGATGGCGTCGCCTCCTCGGCCTTGCAGGGCCCTCAGGAAGGCGGGCATCTGGGAAGGCAACGTGAACAATGGCACGGCTCTGAAAAGCGCAGGAACTGCTTCAGGAGCCAGCAGCCCGTCGAAGCAGGCCCCGATGTAGCATCCTGAGGCACGGCCCTGCTGGAAGTCGGGGAGCACGCAGCTGAGGGAAGAGGCGAAGGCGGCCTCAGGGCCTCGCGTGTGCATGGAAGTTGAGGCCCCATCTTGCAACaaccactcctggctcagcgccaCAGTGCTCGGGGAGAAGAGGAGGACCACCAGGCCGCCCTCTTGCAAGATCTGGCGCCTCTGAGCGTGGACCCAGGCCACAGGCCCCAAAGCACTCAGTTCTCTCCTGCTCCACAAGTCCACTGCCACGCGCATCCTCAGGCGGGCCAAGGCTGAAGCCAGGACGCCCACCACTTGCTCGAAGCCCTCCTTGTCATGGTCGTCGCCTTCTGCAGAATAGAGCAAAAGGACTGCACGGCCTCTGGGGGTCCCTACAAGAAGGAACAGAGGGGAAAGGAGAAGTGAGAGGGAAGAAATGAGCCCCCCCACCTCCAGGCTGTCCGCCAGCTCCGTTCGCACTCACCCCCCACGCCGCCGACATCCTCCTTCAAGAGCCTCAGACACCCTGTTTGGGGAGACGGACAGACGGATGGAGGGGCTGTGTGAGCTCAGCCATCCCCTCTGCACAACCTACACCCATCCCCGAGATCTGGACCCTCTTTTCTCACCTTTGATGTGGTCCTTCTTGAGGAGCAGGAGGAAGAAAAGCAAGGCTGCAAGCAGCAGGCAGGCCAGCCACACCAGGGCCCAGCGCTGGTGCACATCTGGAAGACCCGAGAGAGGAGACGCATGATGGTTAAGGACCACTGAGGTTATTATACTCTACTTCCCAGAGAGAAAAGCCTGAGAGTCCCATTAAAGCATAGCCCTATGGCCAGAActgatatacacacacacacacagatctaCGCCCTGGTTATTCGGAGAAGTGGTTCTGCCTTCTCCCTGGTTTCATTCAGCAAGGCCCAGTGATAGTGCAGAGCTGCAGAGGACCTGGTTAGGACTAAATATAGCCCGCTGTGGAATGCACTTACCACAATGTCTAACATAGTAAGGGCTCAAGTGTCAACTGATCGAGTCCCCAAGCTTGGCCTTGCCCTCTCTTGGACAACTTTCATGGTCTCAAACCTGGCCTCTGGCTGCTTTTGCTTCCAGGCACCTGACAGCTCCAGAGAGCTCTTAAAAATACTaacttgaggggccgggcggtggcgctggaggtaaggtgcctgccttgcctgcactagcctaggacggacctcggttcgatcccccggcgtcccatatggtcccccaagccaggagcgacttctgagcgcatagccaggagtaacccctgagcgtcaaatgggtgtggcccaaaaaccaaaaaaaaaaaaaaaaatactaacttGAATTACCAGAGGGATGGTTCAGTGGGCTTggaacttgtcttgcacctggTCGACTGGAATTCAATTTCTAGCcctacatgtggtcccctgagtactacgaggagtgatcccagagtgcagagcctggagttagctctgagcacacCAGCTTTGCTTCCCCCAAGGAAATCTAATTTGATTGAAGTAGCTTCCCTTACCCACAAGGGAATGTATTCCAAAATATATCCTGGAACCAGATGgtaactttttgttgtttgtttgttttggggccacacccggggttactcctggctctgtgctcagaaattgctcctggcaggctctatggaccatatgggatgccagggaccgaatCCAGTCATTCCCAggttaaccatatgcaaggcaaacgcactaccactgctatcactccagcccaatagtaactatatttttataataacatttaatttataaattaaaccaTAAGAGATTAAATAATCatcaggagcaatagtacatcactGGATGTAGTGCTACTAGGGATCACTAAAGCTACCTGGTGgcattgggggggggtgggctTGTGCTGGAGATTGACTCAGCTTCATCCATAATCAAAAGCTGCTTCAATTCCTTGAGCTGTCTCCAAGGCTCCTCGTggcttttatttggggaggggcacacctggtgacgctcaggggttactcctggctatgcgctcagaaatcgcttctggcttgggggactatatgggacaggGGATGGAACAGCGGTCTATCCGAGGCTagtgcgtgcaatgcaaatgccttaccacttgcaccaccattccagcccccccACCTTTATGGCtttttaatgaatgaaagaatgaaccTCTGGGACCAGGGGATTACAGTGATTGGGGCATATGTCTATCACTCACCCTATctggaattcaatccctggcaccacctggtccctcaagcatcatTAGGTACTGCCTTGAAGGCCTTGAGTACCATCTGGTGTGACCTTGGAAGCCCCTGATCACCCTGGTGGCTTGAGAAATCTACGGCAACTCGGGGTTAGAGCAGCACCCATACTCAGGCTCTCATGTGACATCATAGGGCAGGTTGAGAAAAATCTGTGGAATCCCtggggcctcctgagcactgcttggaagcctcaccacaccccccccccagaaaaaaagaatgagcttGATTTGAGTTAGGGAAGAACCAGGCCTCTGTTTCCCCTTGAATGGGTCTTGTGCAGAGTGCAGTTCCTCAGTTCTTGTGGTACTCACACTTGTCCATGGGGCAGGCCCAGAGTACAATCAGGTGATCGTCCCACAGCTGTAAAACAAATAGAACCAAGTCCTGAGCACCCAGCATGGGCCTTAATGTCCACAGACTGGATAGCCTGATCTCCAGGTGCCGCTTTcactgtatacacacacacacacatctcacaCATACAAACGCATCCATGTCTGATCTTCAGGTTATCAGGCTTCACTGTTAACATACGCACACTCATGAACACACTGCCAGATCTCCAGATGCTCAgggtcttcacacacacacacacacacacacacacacacacacacacacacacacgaatataCACAGTCTGATCTTACAAATACACATTTGGATATCCAGATGCTCAGGTTTCAttgtacacacacacagcctAGAGTCACACATGCATCCCATCAGAACTCTTTGTCACTGCTCAATTGTGCCATTGCCttgaaagctttattttttatttttatttttttaggtttaccTCATATTTATTTCCAGGTATCAGTATAATTGAAAATTACCTGATTTTTGGTTTGAAACGAAAAgaactcttttgttgttgttgttgttttggtttttgggccacacctggcgttgctcaggggatagtcctggctctctgctcagaaatagctcctggcaggcacagggaccacatgggacaccgggattcgaaccaaccacctttgatcctggatcggctgcttgcaaggcaaacgccactgtgctatctctctgggcctaagttgttgggtttttttttgtttgtttgtttcgtttttgggttacatttggcgacacttaggggttactcctggctctctgcttagaaatcgctcctggcaggctcgggggagaccatatgggatgccaggattcgaacctgagttggctgcttgcaaggcaaacaccctaccactgtgctatctctccggtccaaagTGAACAGAATTTGAGAGAAATTCAAATTAATTGCAGTTCTTGACAACGTTCTTCTATGAAGGTGAGATGAAATAATAAGGAATTCTCTCTTTACTGTTTAAAATTATCCCAGAAAAAAATTGATTATTGTATGTATGAAACTGTTGGGACCTTCATACATTTTGCCTTGAACACTTTCTCACATGTCAGGAGGGCTTCATTAGGAAAAGCCTTCCCAGGCCCAGAGAGACCAtatagcagtagagcgtttgccttgcatgcagttgacccaggatggatggcagttcaaatcccagcagccTATATGATCCCTTgcaccttccaggagtgatttctgagcacagagccaggagtaagctctgaacaccaccgggagtcactcaaaaaccaaaaaaaaaaaaaaaaaaaaaaggaggaaaagccTTCCCTACAAGTCTCCCCGGACCCCCACTTTGCACAAGAATGTAGCTGTCTGGGGTGGTTCCTGACCATCATGGGTAGCTGAGGGACAGACTGTGCCCTTCTACTCTTGGCTTCCCAGGGCAGGACACAAACAAATGAAGCACAAACAGCATAGTGGGTGCTGAGGCCAGTGAGGAGACCCCCACCTAATGCCATTGACCCCAGTTTCCACTCACCTTCAGACACTGGCCTGAGCGAAGGTCCCGGAGGATCTGGTCTCCAAGGCGCCTTGTCCTCTGCCATTAAAAAGCCAAGGGGCAGAGCTGTCAGAGTCACTACCACATCGTGGAGTTGCCAAGCAGTCACTGGCATGCAGTAGGGGTGACCCTTGCCCCAGTTACCAGAGACCCACCAAGAAAGGGGAACTGGCCCATGACCATGCAGAGCCCCCAACGTCCTCACCAGGGAGGCTCGGCTGAGCAGTGAGGTGCAGCCATTTGCTTCCAGGGCGCAGAGAGATCCATTGTCCTGCGGGCCTTGGGTCTCCACCAGCAGCATATCATTTCTGGGGGGGCCTAGCAAGTTTGGGATGGGGATGAGTCCAATCTGAGTGCCGCCATCAGCACCCCCTGACTATATTCCCATCACTGGCCCTCTTGGGGGTTTTCTACTCACCAGCCCACAGGCACTTCAGCAGCTGCGGGCCTTCCCAGATGCTCAACTGCATAGAAAAAAAGTAGGGTGAATGGCAAGAGGGGGGAGCAGAGAGGGGCGCAAAGAAACTTTGCCCAGAGTTCCAGACGAACTTGTGGtaggtggacctgggttcaaggCCAGGATTCGAAGGCCTGCAGCTTCAACACACACCCATTTCATGGCCCATTGCCTCCCTCATCAGACTGAGACACTCACACCCACGGCCTCATCCACTCACCCACGGCCTCATTTTCTCTAGGAGCTCCATCCCAGGACAGGACCCACCCCCAGGTCAGGAACCTCCCCCAGGATAGGCCTACCTCTAGGAATGCTCCACCCCCAGGACAGACTCTGACTGGCAGGAGGCTCCACAAAGACTTCACTGGTACCCATAGTTTTTGGACAACTATAGGGGTGGGGCGTTTCCCTGCACAGTGAGGTACCTGGTGGGGCTCTACTGTCACTAATTCTGCTGCCCTAGGCACTTAAGGGTAGAGGGTGCCCTGGAAGTGAGGGAGGGCTCTGCCCCCATAACCCCACACTCTGGTGCCCCTTTCTTACCTGGACACAGAGGTTGGGGTGACCTTCCAGCAGTGGGAACTCAAACACCTTCTGTGGAAAGAGGACAAGTGGAGGATTCCCAAAGGGAGGGTCTTGagccctctcttcctcccccaacCTCCCCACCTGGCTTACGCTGTCGTTGATGCTCTTAGGGGACAGCGGTGGCACCAGTGACTGGCAGGGGCCCCCACCCGGAGCCTGCCAGCACAGCTCAGCCACAGCAGAGAGTGAGCAGGGTGCATCCAGCCTCCAGTTGGTCAGGGACAACAACTTCACGTGAACAGCATGCCAGAAGTTCCAGTAGGCT contains:
- the LOC125998109 gene encoding interleukin-17 receptor C-like, yielding MPVPWFLLSLALGRSPGVLSLEKLVGTQDSIRCSPGLSCNLSDNVLCYKGDLVPASGPVLVPTQLRTELVLRCYQNQDCGLCVRVVLPLAVQASVQAQIVLFFQAYPVFRCARLDVEVPVAHAQPGQSVGYVVFECFEAALGSEVHVRAYTRSQYQQELSLMQKLPVLPWINVSVDGDEKQLLLDVPAEQRFGLSLYLNKTQGPPKRLWSRNLTGPQTILLSQQELFPCLCVQVWPLELDAIRTNSCPFQNDPQAYWNFWHAVHVKLLSLTNWRLDAPCSLSAVAELCWQAPGGGPCQSLVPPLSPKSINDSKVFEFPLLEGHPNLCVQLSIWEGPQLLKCLWAGPPRNDMLLVETQGPQDNGSLCALEANGCTSLLSRASLRTRRLGDQILRDLRSGQCLKLWDDHLIVLWACPMDKYVHQRWALVWLACLLLAALLFFLLLLKKDHIKGCLRLLKEDVGGVGGTPRGRAVLLLYSAEGDDHDKEGFEQVVGVLASALARLRMRVAVDLWSRRELSALGPVAWVHAQRRQILQEGGLVVLLFSPSTVALSQEWLLQDGASTSMHTRGPEAAFASSLSCVLPDFQQGRASGCYIGACFDGLLAPEAVPALFRAVPLFTLPSQMPAFLRALQGRGGDAIALPGARRLRASAEHVAHALQPALDRYFRSQRSTSGSARGDPEVGM